CCATCGACAAGAAGTCCATCGACTTGGTTGCCGTCACGCACGCCACAAAGCGGCTGTACACCTTGGGGAAGTCCTCCTTGACATTGTACGCCACAGCGCTTGTCAGGCACCATGAATAGCCGCGCGTCAGCTCCTTGATGTCGAACATACCGCTGTTAAGCGAATTCATGAAAAGCTCTCTGTCCGCCTCTGAAGACGTCTCCGTCACCTTCTTTGCAATGACGAACACAGCGCACATGCGGCACATGTGTGCGGCGtcctgcggcaccgcctccacgaTCGCCTTGCCGGCAGCGGCCCAGTCcccgtctgtgtgcgcatcGCGGATGCAGCTCAGGATACGCGAGCTGAGGTCTGCGTCGACGCACTTCGGCGGTGTCGATAGCGCCATCAACTTGCGGTCCTCATCGCTCATCTGCGGCCCGGGCGCCGAAGCCGCCTGCGGTGCCATGGACGGCGGCATTATACCCTCCCCTGgaaagggcggcggcggcgccgcgaacggcggtggcggcggcatcatGTGGTCATTGCTGGCTGGGAACTGGCTGAGGTCGTTGAAGCTCGAGACGGGGCCCTGCCGCAGACCTCCcgggccaccgccacggccatACTTCTCGTCACCTCTGTCTGCCATGCTCGGAGGCCGCGTCCCGCCACGGTTGCCGCCCGCGTTAGAGCTCCCGATGATGGGGCCACGACCACCGGagtgttgctgctgcatctgctgctgccacgagccgccgctgccgaagTTGTTCGGCGCTGTATTGCGGTGCATCTGCTCGTTCGGTCCGCTAAAGCCGCCGGTGTTGCTGTGGTTGCATGCGTTGTTGCTAGAGCGGTGGTTGGAGCGGTCGTTGTTGGTCGTGTTATTGCTGTCGTCTGCGCTACCGCCCGAGGAGCCCTGGGCAGGGCTCTCTTTCGGCTTCCACCCGTCGTTGCGCCACTCCAGCAAATTCTGAATGAGGAACCGGATGCGACGCGAGAAGCGAGGGTCGTTCATCGACGAGTTCAGCGCGCGCCAGATGGTGTCGTGCGggtgtgccgcagcagcggcgtccttCGGCACGTGGTTCAGTGCCATGCCGGCGTTTTCGTCGAACCGCTTGCCGATGACGTTCATCAGACTCACCATCATCTCGAGGTCGGCGTCCGTGGTGACCAGCTTGGGACTCGGTATAAAGCCCAGCACAAGCGCCGTCGAGCACACGGCCAGAATCACGCGGTGTGAAATGAGCGAGCGCATGTACAGTTCGCCAACGAATTTGATGTTCGCCATGttgcgcttgcgcagctgctcctcggccTCGGCGTTGCGGGGTGGCGGCTGCTTCACAAAGCTGTCGTGAAACTCTTGGCAGCGCTTCACCAACGCGTTGCGCACGCGTCCGTTTACGTTCTTCTGGTCTTCGTCCCCCGCCTGTACCGCTGCCATGAGCTGGCCAAGCTCAGACGTGGGGTTTTCCGCGGCCTCCGCGACGAGATCCTGCTCGTATACCTTGATGCGCTGACACAGCTGGGCGTAGATGCCGGAAAAGACCGGCTCCGCCATGGCCTTGTTGAAGATGATATCCACGGCACCCTTTAGCACCAACGGATTCAACACCAGATCCGGCGaaagcgcctcctccaccacggCGTCGAAATTCTTGTCGGTGAGCTTGTTCAGCGAGCCCTgaacgcggcgcagctccagctccgACGCGTCCATGTCCTTCTTGTCACGAACGCGGAATCCGTTCTCGGACGTGACGAGCTTAGGAATCTCCGCCTTGCGTTGCTTCTCCAGGCGGGCAgtcagcagcacgcgctctAGCGAGAAGTTCGGCTCAGGAATGGCAGTCCATGTGTCGCGAAAAGCGAGAATGTCGGCAAGCGTCATCTGGTTCttcaccttctcctctttctgAGGAACGATGCCGCGCAGGTTGAAGAGCATAATTGGAGCTGGATAATATCTTTTCCTTGTCTTTCTTCTACGAGACGGGTGACAACGGGCCTGAGGCGATGTGCAGACGTAGTCGCAGAGCGCTGCGTGActgtatcgctgctgcttgtaTGTTTCTTCGCAACTGACAGCACGCTCTGTGtcctgcagccgcgcctgttctttttgtgttgttgttgtttgttgttCTTTGCGTTTTCTTCCTGGAGAAGAGGACGGAATGtgtccctccctctcgcctttACGTCGTCACAAACAAAGGCAGCTCGGGACTACTACACAGCAGCCGTGGATGTCTGCAATGACGTCTCCGCCAGAAACTCCCCTGTGCGATATgcgaaagggggagggggagaacaATAATGAAGCGGCGCAGAGAATCGAAAAAGGACAGGGGAGCGTCAGCGCACAGGGAGAACGATAAAACATAAACTTGACCGTCTCGTCGCGCGCACTGTGATGCACCAAGCACGTTCTTTCGGTTATTCCTGCTtaagagggagggagggagggatggagggaaggggggggagatgagggggggggggagggagatgaGGGGAGTCAACACCAAAAGGAAAAACGAATACCAACCACTTCGTCAGCACATACGACACGGCCAGAAGACGGACCAGGAATAAAACAGAATGATATGAAAACGGCCGAGCAGCGAAGGACGACCGATGCGTACGCATTCGTTGCGTAGTTCGAACGAACGAAAGGAGGACGAGAAGTAGAGacggggagagaaggggataTGTACAGCATGCGGCAGCGCAAGAGACAGTGCGCCACGCCAGTCGATGGATCAACGGTGAGCGGCGTGCAGCCGTGCTGTAGTGGAGGTATCTGACAGCAAGCTTCTCTTCCTGTCGTGTGCTCGCTTTCGTCTTGCTCACACTGGTGAATGCTGAGCGGCACACAATGTCCTCGTGTATGTCCCTTCTTGTTGTATTCATCTTGTCTGCGCTTCTTTTCCTCGTTTTCTGATACAATGCCCGGTAGCACCCGActagagggggggggaggggggaggggaggaggagggggggaggggactgTCCACGAGGAAAGCGTCTCTTCGGGCAACCGTTTCAAACGGCCACAGAGCACAAGAGCCCGACAGGCAGTcggcgagagcagcggcaccggcgccagcagctgctgccacggTCTAAACAGCAGTGAAACAAAGAAAGTAGAGAGGGcgtgcgcagacgcgcacaccacGAGGCAGAAAGTACGCAGTCTTTACAGACACAGCAGCGGAATGGCCGAGCAGCCACAGTGGCGCCAGCAGTGCATTAGTCAGAAGACACGGAAGGTAAACAGGGATGAGGAAGAAACAGTGATTGATGCCAACCACACTCCcggcccctcctccttctccttaCCTCATGCTAGCCAATGCGCGTCACTCGATTTGGCGTACACATCGTTTTCCTCGGCACAACGGTCATCGCGTCAGGAAAGACGACCGCATGCAGGTGTGCCTGCTATAGTGTCCTGGACGGTTGGCAGATCATACGATGCAACGCACTGATCGCTTCAGCTGCGGTGCGATTAGCCATGCGTGCTTCCACAATAGTGGGTGTTGGGTGGGACGTGAGGTGCGCGAGCCGATGGGCAACCATAGCTGCGGACTCGATTCtgagcagcacctcctgGTGCGGGCGGTTTGTTGGAATTGGAAATGGTCCGAAGCAACGTCCGACAGACGGGCAAGCAGGTAGTTTtactgctgcagcgcctttgGAAACGGTGGCCAACCACaagcgctgctcctccatcaCTTGCGCGCGCGTTGAGTATTCGGCAGTCACCCCAAGGTAAAGTTCCTCTGGAGAAGGAAGATCGAGAACGCTTACAAAAGGTACCTCAGCGCGTCGCGGCGATCGTTTTCTGCGCGGCCTGGACGGTTGCGGTGAAGGATTCATGGTGTTGCAACTAGAAAAGGATCCTTCTCCGATCCGCGCAGATACGTCTGGCACACGACACGGCGTTCTCCGCCGgtgcccttccccctccccctaccgTGGCTTCTCCGCTACCTGAATGCGGTGCCGGCCTTTCATCTCCGGAGTGGCGAGAGAAAAGTGAGACGTAGTCCCCTGGGCGACGATCGAGACGAGCCTTGTGGTGATGACGTTGGGGCAGTGAAAACAAGAGAGTCTagagcgaagaaaaaaaaagacggaggcggcgcggaaATCGCATTCGGGAAAGCCCAGACAAGTCCGCTTATGGTCCCCATTTCATTTccctcattttttttttaccTGGCGATCCTctcatcgtcgccgctgaaaacgaaaaaaatcTCGTGAAACCCGCAGTGAGTCCCGGATCACCAAActggagggggggggggcggacgACACGTCGATCGGAACCGCATGCGAGAGAGGCGTCATCTGTCGTCCTTTACGCCGGAGGACCTGCGATGGAAGCGATCTTGCTCTCCGCTGCGGCTCTGCCCCTGTCTGCTTGTTTGGCGTCCAGCGGCGCGTGGTCAGTTGAAAAGAGCATAAAGAACAACAGAAAAGATGTGCGGTGCTTTCGCTTCttacctctctctctctcttctctttcgttCGCGCCCGTTTCGTTAGGGAGGAGATGATGGCGCCCCATCATGCAATAAAGACGCTGCTCACCACACCATTCACCGACGGCGCAACGCCCTACAACACCACGTACTCCAACGGGCTTGAACTCTTtcggagaggggggagagagagcaacgACAAGAACGAGGGAGAAAGCACGGCCACACACAGAAGTGCTTGGGGGAATCATAGGAGGATGCgagtcagagagagagagagagagagatccgTCGAGAAGAGTGCACCCGAACAAGGAAGCACAGAACGTAGGAAACAGTTCCGACACGCGCAGCAACTTCTCAGCGCAAGTCCCCCACCAACGGAAGAGGAGAACACGAAAAGCAAAGCAGAGGCAGCAATGGGGGGGGACTactcacacacagacaccgaATACAAGCGAAGCGCACCAGTGTGCATCACTGCACGGTATCAGGTCAGTCTCGATGAATCAAACCCACCGCTTCCCAGTACTCGTCACCATATCGATTCAGCTCTGCCGTCTTGAACTTCACACGGTGCGCGCGCCGAAGCAGCTCGTATGCGTCTTTTCCATCCTGCAGACCTTtgagcgccagcagcgtgtCCTCGAACGGCAGCGTCAAGAGGTGAGATTCCTCCCATTTCAAGAGCGCAATACCGGTGCGAAAGATGATCTTCCAGCCCTCCGAGAAAAAGATgtcccacacacgcagcagcgcccgaAAGGGAAAGTGACCGACGAACAGCGTCAGAAACCATTGCGATGCAAAGAAGGAAGGCTGAATCTCAAGCTCGTCGAGCCGCTTTGACAGTCGCGGTAGCAGTCGCGCGATGAGACGCTTCAGCTGGTAGAAGAACTGCTGTAGCAACGGGAAGCCAGGGCGAAACAACTCCCGCATCTTGTACCGCTCATTGTACATCATCTCATGCAGGGCCCAAAAGgactcctcctccgccattTGTGTGGACAGCGCCGCGACGAGGAAGCCCATGCCTTGCACGTAGCCCACCTCCGGATCGCACCCGGCGTAGGCGTGCAGGATGTTGCGCAGGAAGGTCTGCCCAAC
The window above is part of the Leishmania major strain Friedlin complete genome, chromosome 36 genome. Proteins encoded here:
- a CDS encoding putative eukaryotic initiation factor 4a; its protein translation is MLFNLRGIVPQKEEKVKNQMTLADILAFRDTWTAIPEPNFSLERVLLTARLEKQRKAEIPKLVTSENGFRVRDKKDMDASELELRRVQGSLNKLTDKNFDAVVEEALSPDLVLNPLVLKGAVDIIFNKAMAEPVFSGIYAQLCQRIKVYEQDLVAEAAENPTSELGQLMAAVQAGDEDQKNVNGRVRNALVKRCQEFHDSFVKQPPPRNAEAEEQLRKRNMANIKFVGELYMRSLISHRVILAVCSTALVLGFIPSPKLVTTDADLEMMVSLMNVIGKRFDENAGMALNHVPKDAAAAAHPHDTIWRALNSSMNDPRFSRRIRFLIQNLLEWRNDGWKPKESPAQGSSGGSADDSNNTTNNDRSNHRSSNNACNHSNTGGFSGPNEQMHRNTAPNNFGSGGSWQQQMQQQHSGGRGPIIGSSNAGGNRGGTRPPSMADRGDEKYGRGGGPGGLRQGPVSSFNDLSQFPASNDHMMPPPPPFAAPPPPFPGEGIMPPSMAPQAASAPGPQMSDEDRKLMALSTPPKCVDADLSSRILSCIRDAHTDGDWAAAGKAIVEAVPQDAAHMCRMCAVFVIAKKVTETSSEADRELFMNSLNSGMFDIKELTRGYSWCLTSAVAYNVKEDFPKVYSRFVACVTATKSMDFLSMVSNVMARTANYLDALYVPLEGAQMEWEEDFLEVWTSVLGKWREAHPGDKSTGSDILNCIASIKQRPFMKDIVSDFMMELSQQGYLDDAETKTWIRENRTNEKYKVFVDQMEQMYPDTA